One genomic segment of Actinomycetota bacterium includes these proteins:
- a CDS encoding HNH endonuclease gives MPRALVLNATEQPLAVVPARRAVVLVLKEKAEVLATNGMVFRSERLEMQAPAVVRLRYFVRIPFRPHAALTRRAVFARDGWVCQYCGLPAENVDHVIPRSRGGEHAWDNVVAACRRCNSRKENRLPHEVGLRLPRKPFFPSDGFRLSLGRPDPEWEPYLL, from the coding sequence AGAGCGCTCGTCCTCAATGCCACCGAACAGCCACTCGCCGTGGTCCCCGCGAGGAGGGCGGTCGTGCTCGTCCTCAAGGAAAAGGCCGAGGTCCTCGCCACCAACGGGATGGTGTTCCGCTCCGAACGCCTGGAGATGCAGGCTCCCGCCGTGGTCCGCCTCCGCTATTTCGTGCGGATCCCGTTCCGGCCCCACGCCGCGCTGACCCGCCGGGCCGTGTTCGCTCGCGACGGCTGGGTGTGCCAGTACTGCGGGCTGCCCGCGGAGAACGTCGACCACGTCATCCCGCGGTCCCGCGGCGGCGAGCATGCCTGGGACAACGTCGTGGCGGCGTGCCGGCGGTGCAACTCCCGCAAGGAGAACCGCCTCCCCCACGAGGTGGGGCTGCGGCTGCCCCGCAAGCCCTTCTTCCCATCCGACGGGTTCCGCCTGTCCCTGGGCCGGCCCGACCCGGAGTGGGAGCCGTACCTCCTGTAA
- the mraZ gene encoding division/cell wall cluster transcriptional repressor MraZ yields MAVLSGTHRYQLDAKGRVSLPQRFREVFAEGAWMTLGQDRCLYLFPAEAWEQWSGAIDNSPLAGRDDRAFARIAFGSADPVELDGQGRMVIPQRLRREVGIGKEAVVVGVRSRLEVWDGDEWDRYLERYSTNFQEGDLSPGRSRE; encoded by the coding sequence GTGGCCGTCCTTTCCGGCACGCACCGGTACCAGCTCGACGCGAAGGGCAGAGTGTCGCTGCCCCAGCGCTTCCGCGAGGTCTTCGCGGAGGGCGCCTGGATGACGCTCGGCCAGGACCGCTGCCTGTACCTGTTCCCGGCCGAGGCATGGGAACAGTGGAGCGGCGCGATCGACAACTCGCCGCTGGCGGGCCGGGACGACCGGGCCTTCGCCCGCATCGCGTTCGGCTCGGCGGATCCCGTGGAGCTGGACGGCCAGGGCCGGATGGTCATTCCCCAGCGCCTCCGCAGGGAAGTGGGGATCGGCAAGGAGGCCGTCGTGGTGGGCGTCCGAAGCCGCCTGGAGGTGTGGGACGGGGACGAGTGGGACCGGTACCTGGAGCGGTACTCGACGAACTTCCAGGAAGGCGACCTCTCCCCGGGAAGGAGTCGGGAATGA